In Oceanispirochaeta sp., the genomic stretch ACGCGGCAGAGGTCCTGAGGCAATACGGTTTTGAAGTTCAATAATAGATCGGAGCAGGACATATGAATTCTTCTGAAATCCTGACAACTTTATTTCTCTCCATTCGCATCGGGGTCATCGCCACAGCTTTGAATCTGCCACTGGCCCTGATTCTGGTGTACTGGATGACCAGGCATGATTTCAGAGGGAAGAATCTGCTGGATGGCCTGATCAATCTGCCTCTGGTGATGCCCCCGGTGACACCGGGATATCTTCTTCTTCTGATTCTGGGAAAGAGAGGGTGGATCGGTTCGATTTTCTTCTCCCTCTTTGGGTTGAGGATTGCCTTTACCACTGCCGCTGCAGTCATCGCCTCCATGGTGGTTTCTTTTCCCCTGATTGTCCGGAGCATCCGAATCTCCATGGAAATGGTTGACCCCCGTCTGGAAAAAGCGGCCCTGACTCTCGGTGCAGACAGAAAAGCGGTCTTCTTCAGGATCACCCTGCCGCTGGTTATACCCGGTGTGATTAACGGTGTGGTTCTGGGATTTGCCCGCAGTCTGGGTGAATTCGGAGCCACCG encodes the following:
- the modB gene encoding molybdate ABC transporter permease subunit, which translates into the protein MNSSEILTTLFLSIRIGVIATALNLPLALILVYWMTRHDFRGKNLLDGLINLPLVMPPVTPGYLLLLILGKRGWIGSIFFSLFGLRIAFTTAAAVIASMVVSFPLIVRSIRISMEMVDPRLEKAALTLGADRKAVFFRITLPLVIPGVINGVVLGFARSLGEFGATVTFAGNIQGITRTIPLSVYSLLQVPGRENEAGLLVLFSILISFAAMFASAFLNSKLQKGRHKQHESSF